A window of the Lolium perenne isolate Kyuss_39 chromosome 7, Kyuss_2.0, whole genome shotgun sequence genome harbors these coding sequences:
- the LOC127312712 gene encoding protein RGF1 INDUCIBLE TRANSCRIPTION FACTOR 1 isoform X1: MQVMVSVQSPGAMVRSEEDLGPPWLRPLLGTSFFVPCPAHPDLSKNECNLFCLDCADAAGALCSYCVPGHRDHHVVQIRRSSYHNVIRVSEVGKLIDIAHVQTYVINSAKIVFLNGRPQARPGKGVTNTCEICCRSLPDSFRFCSLGCKLGGMQWDPTLTFAIRPKRGQDSGGDGYGSDDDSFSPRKLRRAGFEHGRFDRGIRWSDDEGSKSNNGPMTPTTPPNRCRPSRRKGIPHRAPFYG, from the exons ATGCAGGTGATGGTGAGCGTGCAGAGCCCCGGCGCGATGGTGCGGTCGGAGGAGGACCTTGGCCCGCCATGGCTGCGGCCGCTGCTGGGCACGAGCTTCTTCGTTCCGTGCCCCGCTCACCCGGACCTGAGCAAGAACGAGTGCAACCTCTTCTGCCTCGACTGCGCCGACGCCGCCGGCGCGCTCTGCTCCTACTGCGTGCCGGGGCACCGGGACCACCACGTCGTCCAG ATACGGAGGTCGTCGTACCACAACGTGATCCGGGTGTCGGAGGTGGGGAAGCTGATCGACATCGCGCACGTGCAGACGTACGTGATCAACAGCGCCAAGATCGTCTTCCTCAACGGCAGGCCGCAGGCCAGACCGGGCAAGGGCGTCACCAACACCTGCGAGATTTGCTGCCGGAGCCTGCCGGACTCCTTCCGCTTCTGCTCCCTCGGATGCAAG CTCGGGGGGATGCAGTGGGACCCGACGCTTACATTTGCCATTCGGCCTAAGCGTGGCCAGGACTCCGGAGGTGACGGCTATGGCTCTGACGATGACTCATTTAGCCCCAGGAAGCTCCGGAGGGCTGGGTTCGAGCATGGCCGGTTTGACAGGGGGATCCGGTGGTCTGATGACGAGGGTAGCAAGTCCAACAATGGGCCGATGACGCCAACGACACCGCCGAACCGGTGCCGGCCGTCCAGGAGGAAGGGTATCCCCCACCGTGCCCCATTTTACGGTTAG
- the LOC127312712 gene encoding protein RGF1 INDUCIBLE TRANSCRIPTION FACTOR 1 isoform X2: MVMVSVQSPGAMVRSEEDLGPPWLRPLLGTSFFVPCPAHPDLSKNECNLFCLDCADAAGALCSYCVPGHRDHHVVQIRRSSYHNVIRVSEVGKLIDIAHVQTYVINSAKIVFLNGRPQARPGKGVTNTCEICCRSLPDSFRFCSLGCKLGGMQWDPTLTFAIRPKRGQDSGGDGYGSDDDSFSPRKLRRAGFEHGRFDRGIRWSDDEGSKSNNGPMTPTTPPNRCRPSRRKGIPHRAPFYG, translated from the exons ATG GTGATGGTGAGCGTGCAGAGCCCCGGCGCGATGGTGCGGTCGGAGGAGGACCTTGGCCCGCCATGGCTGCGGCCGCTGCTGGGCACGAGCTTCTTCGTTCCGTGCCCCGCTCACCCGGACCTGAGCAAGAACGAGTGCAACCTCTTCTGCCTCGACTGCGCCGACGCCGCCGGCGCGCTCTGCTCCTACTGCGTGCCGGGGCACCGGGACCACCACGTCGTCCAG ATACGGAGGTCGTCGTACCACAACGTGATCCGGGTGTCGGAGGTGGGGAAGCTGATCGACATCGCGCACGTGCAGACGTACGTGATCAACAGCGCCAAGATCGTCTTCCTCAACGGCAGGCCGCAGGCCAGACCGGGCAAGGGCGTCACCAACACCTGCGAGATTTGCTGCCGGAGCCTGCCGGACTCCTTCCGCTTCTGCTCCCTCGGATGCAAG CTCGGGGGGATGCAGTGGGACCCGACGCTTACATTTGCCATTCGGCCTAAGCGTGGCCAGGACTCCGGAGGTGACGGCTATGGCTCTGACGATGACTCATTTAGCCCCAGGAAGCTCCGGAGGGCTGGGTTCGAGCATGGCCGGTTTGACAGGGGGATCCGGTGGTCTGATGACGAGGGTAGCAAGTCCAACAATGGGCCGATGACGCCAACGACACCGCCGAACCGGTGCCGGCCGTCCAGGAGGAAGGGTATCCCCCACCGTGCCCCATTTTACGGTTAG